From one Pan troglodytes isolate AG18354 chromosome 13, NHGRI_mPanTro3-v2.0_pri, whole genome shotgun sequence genomic stretch:
- the COPS9 gene encoding COP9 signalosome complex subunit 9 — MWRAPEAALRPEVSLERCGPEMKPAVDEMFPEGAGPYVDLDEAGGSTGLLMDLAANEKAVHADFFNDFEDLFDDDDIHSSGLPRTSQQSSMVPALRRGQSEHRVRGKAAERPVVSEERCELNGREVAALDRAFGSTGHGQGAEALMFTRCREHPLCGTNKATSEGKMGTGRLRNSLRKNQSKWLGSYLEGLTTTRSRRDVSEDSKISVSTHWRGKCFQSDETPSVAGGEEGKKTTQPCIDVR; from the exons ATGTGGCGCGCGCCGGAAGCGGCTCTGAGGCCGGAAGTGAGCCTAGAGCGCTGCGGCCCCGAGATGAAGCCGGCGGTAGACGAGATGTTCCCCGAGGGCGCCGGGCCCTACGTGGACCTGGACGAG GCGGGAGGCAGCACCGGGCTCTTGATGGACTTGGCAGCCAATGAAAAGGCCGTTCATGCAGACTTTTTTAATG ATTTTGAAGATCTTTTTGATGATGATGACATCCA CAGCTCAGGACTGCCCAGGACAAGCCAGCAGTCCTCCATGGTTCCCGCACTGCGGCGAGGGCAGTCGGAGCACAGGGTCCGTGGGAAGGCAGCAGAGCGGCCTGTGGTGTCGGAAGAG AGATGTGAACTGAACGGGAGAGAAGTGGCAGCTTTGGACAGAGCGTTTGGGAGCACAGGCCATGGGCAGGGGGCGGAAGCGCTAATGTTTACCAGATGCAGAGAACATCCGCTATGTGGCACCAACAAAGCAACAAGTGAGGGGAAAATGGGCACAGGACGCTTAAGAAACAGTTTACGGAAGAACCAATCCAAGTGGCTGGGAAGTTATCTAGAGGGGCTCACAACCACGAGAAGCAGGCGAGATGTCAGCGAAGACAGCAAAATATCAGTTTCTACTCACTGGAGGGGTAAATGTTTTCAGAGTGATGAAACACCATCCGTTGCTGGtggagaagaagggaagaagacCACACAGCCATGCATAGATGTGAGGTAG
- the OTOS gene encoding otospiralin isoform X1: protein MGGLALPGFILLQVGLSRRSGSTGKMQACMVPGLALCLLLGPLAGAKPVQEEGDPYAELPAMPYWPFSTSDFWNYVQHFQALGAYPQIEDMARTFFAHFPLGSTLGFHVPYQED from the exons ATGGGTGGTCTCGCCCTTCCTGGGTTCATCCTGCTGCAGGTGGGCCTGAGTCGCAGATCAGGAAGCACCGGGAAGATGCAGGCCTGCATGGTGCCGGGGCTGGCCCTCTGCCTCCTACTGGGGCCTCTTGCAG GGGCCAAGCCTGTGCAGGAGGAAGGAG ACCCTTACGCGGAGCTGCCGGCCATGCCCTACTGGCCTTTCTCCACCTCTGACTTCTGGAACTATGTGCAGCACTTCCAGGCCCTGGGGGCCTACCCCCAGATCGAGGACATGGCCCGAACCTTCTTTGCGCACTTTCCCCTGGGGAGCACGCTGGGCTTCCATGTTCCCTATCAGGAGGACTGA
- the OTOS gene encoding otospiralin isoform X2 — MQACMVPGLALCLLLGPLAGAKPVQEEGDPYAELPAMPYWPFSTSDFWNYVQHFQALGAYPQIEDMARTFFAHFPLGSTLGFHVPYQED, encoded by the exons ATGCAGGCCTGCATGGTGCCGGGGCTGGCCCTCTGCCTCCTACTGGGGCCTCTTGCAG GGGCCAAGCCTGTGCAGGAGGAAGGAG ACCCTTACGCGGAGCTGCCGGCCATGCCCTACTGGCCTTTCTCCACCTCTGACTTCTGGAACTATGTGCAGCACTTCCAGGCCCTGGGGGCCTACCCCCAGATCGAGGACATGGCCCGAACCTTCTTTGCGCACTTTCCCCTGGGGAGCACGCTGGGCTTCCATGTTCCCTATCAGGAGGACTGA